The Enterococcus sp. 7F3_DIV0205 genome has a window encoding:
- a CDS encoding ABC transporter ATP-binding protein produces MTDLVRASKFFFHYLKRYKLSFLFIFVTIVIATYLQVKAPQFVGEAIQELANYVGALMQGTDDKSKFMDIIWKLLIFYVLTSAANFIYSILFTQVVGKSTNRMRIGLFNKLEKLTIRFFDSHQDGEILSRFTSDLDNIQNSLNQALLQVMTNIALFVGILIMMFRQNVQLAWATIASTPVAILIAVVVISKARKYVDIQQDEVGKLNGYMDEKISGQRVIITNGLQEETIDGFLEHNETVRKATFKGQVYSGLLFPMMQGMALVNTAIVIFFGGWLALNGSLEKTVALGLVVTFVQYSQQYYQPLMQISSGYSMIQLAITGARRLNEMFDEPDEVNPKDGKQIEGINESVSLNNVDFGYDPEVPILKDVSINVSKGEMVALVGPTGSGKTTIMNLLNRFYDVNSGSVRFDGMDIREIELSSLRNHVGIVLQDSVLFSGTIRANIAFGKPEAIEEEIIEAAKQANIHEFIMEQEKGYDTEISEENNIFSTGQKQLISIARTIITNPSLLILDEATSNVDTVTEAKIQKAMDEAIKGRTSFVIAHRLKTILNADRIVVLRNGEVIEEGSHHELLKQEGFYSELYHNQFVFE; encoded by the coding sequence ATGACTGATTTAGTAAGAGCAAGTAAATTCTTTTTTCATTATTTAAAACGTTACAAACTTTCCTTCTTGTTTATCTTTGTGACGATCGTCATTGCAACGTATTTACAAGTTAAAGCACCGCAATTTGTTGGTGAGGCTATCCAAGAATTGGCCAATTACGTGGGCGCTTTGATGCAAGGAACAGATGATAAGAGTAAATTTATGGATATTATCTGGAAGCTACTGATTTTTTATGTCCTAACAAGTGCGGCTAACTTTATCTACAGTATCTTATTTACACAAGTAGTTGGTAAATCAACGAATCGGATGCGTATCGGCTTATTTAATAAATTAGAAAAACTAACGATTCGTTTCTTTGACTCTCATCAAGATGGTGAGATTTTAAGCCGTTTCACTAGTGATTTGGATAATATTCAAAACAGTTTAAATCAGGCATTATTGCAAGTGATGACAAATATTGCGTTGTTTGTTGGAATTTTGATCATGATGTTCCGTCAAAATGTCCAGTTAGCTTGGGCAACGATTGCCTCTACCCCAGTAGCTATTTTGATTGCAGTAGTTGTTATTAGCAAAGCTCGTAAATATGTCGATATCCAACAAGATGAAGTTGGAAAATTAAATGGATATATGGATGAAAAAATCAGTGGACAACGTGTGATCATCACAAATGGTCTGCAAGAAGAAACAATCGATGGTTTCTTGGAACATAACGAAACTGTGCGTAAAGCAACATTTAAAGGACAGGTTTATTCTGGTCTACTATTTCCAATGATGCAAGGAATGGCTCTGGTAAATACAGCTATCGTGATTTTCTTTGGTGGTTGGTTGGCATTGAATGGCAGCTTGGAAAAAACAGTGGCTTTAGGTTTAGTTGTAACATTTGTTCAATACTCTCAACAATATTACCAACCATTGATGCAGATTTCTTCAGGATACAGTATGATTCAGTTAGCGATCACAGGAGCTCGTCGCTTGAATGAAATGTTTGATGAGCCAGATGAAGTCAATCCAAAAGATGGGAAACAAATTGAGGGGATCAATGAGTCCGTTTCCTTGAACAATGTTGATTTTGGTTATGACCCAGAAGTACCGATTTTAAAAGATGTTTCAATTAATGTAAGCAAGGGTGAAATGGTTGCTTTAGTTGGGCCAACAGGCTCAGGTAAAACAACTATTATGAATCTATTGAATCGTTTTTATGATGTAAATAGTGGCTCAGTGAGATTTGATGGAATGGATATTCGGGAAATTGAATTAAGTAGCTTACGAAACCACGTCGGTATCGTTTTACAAGATTCGGTTTTATTCTCTGGAACGATTCGTGCTAATATTGCTTTTGGTAAACCCGAAGCGATTGAGGAAGAAATCATTGAAGCTGCTAAACAAGCGAATATTCACGAATTCATCATGGAACAAGAAAAGGGTTATGATACTGAAATCTCTGAGGAAAATAACATCTTCAGTACAGGACAAAAACAATTGATCAGTATTGCTCGAACGATCATCACTAATCCATCATTATTGATTCTGGATGAAGCAACTAGTAACGTAGATACTGTAACAGAGGCGAAAATCCAAAAAGCAATGGATGAAGCAATCAAAGGAAGAACTAGCTTTGTTATTGCACACCGATTGAAAACAATTTTGAATGCAGACCGTATCGTTGTTTTAAGAAATGGTGAAGTGATCGAAGAAGGTAGTCACCATGAATTGTTGAAACAAGAAGGATTTTATTCAGAACTTTACCATAATCAATTTGTATTTGAGTAA
- a CDS encoding ABC transporter ATP-binding protein: MSIIMEHVKKYKLEVTIALISVVVMVMSALWQPKLLQKVLEAIIKDDKSQMKELGLYLIGIAGLGLIAGVFNTIYSAKVAQGVSADIRETTFRKIQTFSFGNIEEFSAGNLVVRLTNDVTQIQNVIMIALQSLFRIPILFIGSFILAMMTLPQLWWVIVLLVVAVFIITALSFSQMGKHFMIIQKLIDKVNGLAKENLLGIRVVKSFVQEKNELTRFTKVSEELTKHNLIVGTLFSVMIPSFMLAANLAVVGSIFLVSNLVKDDPTVIGSIASFMSYLMQIMMAIIIGGMMMMMTSRAAVSIKRIKEVMDTVPALTYKDVPEQNLDGSVVFDHVSFRYPGDETDTLKDISFSIKPGEMIGVVGATGAGKSTLAQLIPRLFDPSEGTVEVGGVDLKNVNEHSLRQAVSFVLQKAILFSGTISQNLRQGKKNADEADMVHATEIAQAKEFIEKLALRYEAPVAERSNNFSGGQKQRLSISRGVIGDPKILILDDSTSALDARSERLVREALDNDLKETTTIVIAQKISSVVHADRILVLDKGQLVGEGTHEELVKTSPIYQEIYETQKGKDDNND, translated from the coding sequence ATGAGTATTATTATGGAACATGTCAAAAAGTACAAGTTGGAAGTTACCATAGCATTGATTAGTGTTGTTGTCATGGTCATGTCGGCTTTATGGCAGCCTAAACTATTACAAAAAGTTTTAGAAGCAATTATTAAAGATGATAAGAGTCAAATGAAAGAACTTGGATTATATCTGATCGGCATCGCTGGTCTAGGCTTGATTGCAGGGGTATTCAATACGATTTATTCTGCAAAAGTCGCACAAGGTGTTAGTGCGGATATTCGCGAAACAACATTTCGTAAGATTCAAACCTTTTCATTTGGAAATATTGAAGAATTTTCAGCTGGGAATTTAGTAGTTCGCTTGACGAATGATGTCACTCAAATCCAAAATGTGATCATGATCGCATTACAGTCGTTATTTAGGATTCCGATTCTATTTATTGGTAGCTTTATCTTAGCAATGATGACCTTGCCGCAATTGTGGTGGGTGATCGTTCTATTAGTTGTTGCTGTCTTTATTATCACGGCTTTATCGTTTTCTCAAATGGGTAAACATTTTATGATCATTCAAAAGTTGATCGATAAAGTAAACGGCTTGGCAAAAGAAAACCTGTTAGGGATTCGCGTAGTTAAATCATTTGTTCAAGAGAAAAATGAATTAACTCGTTTCACAAAAGTTAGTGAAGAACTGACAAAACATAACTTGATTGTGGGAACACTTTTTTCTGTGATGATCCCTTCATTTATGTTGGCAGCTAATCTAGCGGTTGTAGGTTCGATTTTTCTTGTTAGTAATTTAGTGAAAGATGATCCGACTGTTATTGGTAGTATTGCGTCATTTATGAGCTATTTGATGCAAATCATGATGGCAATCATTATCGGCGGAATGATGATGATGATGACTTCGCGTGCTGCTGTTTCGATTAAACGTATCAAAGAAGTGATGGATACTGTTCCAGCACTCACTTATAAAGACGTGCCGGAACAAAACTTAGATGGTAGTGTTGTTTTTGATCATGTTAGTTTCCGATATCCAGGGGATGAGACTGATACGTTGAAAGATATTTCATTTTCTATCAAACCGGGTGAAATGATTGGAGTCGTTGGTGCCACAGGTGCTGGTAAGTCAACATTGGCACAATTGATTCCTCGTTTATTCGATCCTTCTGAAGGAACAGTGGAAGTCGGCGGAGTAGACTTGAAAAACGTGAATGAACATAGCTTACGTCAAGCAGTTTCATTTGTTTTACAAAAAGCGATTCTCTTCTCAGGTACGATTTCACAAAATTTACGTCAAGGTAAAAAAAATGCCGATGAAGCTGATATGGTTCATGCGACTGAAATCGCTCAGGCAAAAGAATTTATCGAGAAATTAGCATTGCGATATGAAGCGCCAGTGGCTGAGCGAAGCAATAATTTTTCAGGTGGGCAAAAGCAGCGTCTATCTATTTCACGAGGTGTGATTGGCGATCCTAAGATTTTGATCTTGGATGATAGTACTAGTGCTCTTGACGCTCGCTCAGAACGTTTAGTTAGAGAAGCCTTAGACAACGATCTTAAAGAAACAACAACGATCGTGATTGCACAGAAAATCTCTTCTGTTGTTCACGCTGACCGTATTTTAGTTTTAGACAAAGGTCAATTAGTGGGCGAAGGCACTCACGAAGAATTGGTGAAAACAAGTCCAATCTATCAAGAAATCTACGAAACACAAAAAGGAAAGGATGATAATAATGACTGA
- a CDS encoding TetR/AcrR family transcriptional regulator C-terminal domain-containing protein codes for MEEKLSKEKIVQAAFQLLRENPELEKLSMRKVAQKLNIQAPAIYWHVENKQALLQSMAEEIENHFVAPKPKENWKETIYAYMENYYELYQQYPCAIEIEIQTIPSYPSRLRNLDAILGILNEAGFSIELSYMTITSLQHLLFGMLMDSSEEKKLYNKVMAGDDYLKKQIILMKQYVQEHELKNISESIQYRQKEKQKDFFMKTLRVFLNGLDTFV; via the coding sequence TTGGAAGAAAAATTATCAAAAGAAAAAATCGTTCAGGCTGCATTTCAATTATTAAGAGAAAATCCTGAACTAGAAAAATTATCCATGCGTAAAGTCGCTCAAAAACTTAACATCCAAGCCCCAGCAATTTATTGGCATGTAGAAAATAAACAGGCATTACTTCAAAGTATGGCCGAAGAGATAGAAAATCATTTTGTAGCTCCTAAACCTAAAGAAAACTGGAAAGAAACAATCTATGCTTATATGGAAAATTATTATGAACTATACCAGCAATACCCTTGCGCTATCGAAATCGAAATTCAAACGATTCCTTCTTATCCATCGCGACTAAGAAATCTTGATGCGATCCTGGGGATTCTTAATGAGGCTGGATTTTCGATAGAATTAAGTTATATGACAATCACTTCTTTACAACACTTGCTGTTCGGCATGCTGATGGACTCTTCGGAAGAAAAGAAATTATATAATAAAGTCATGGCTGGTGATGACTACTTGAAAAAGCAAATTATTTTGATGAAGCAATATGTTCAAGAACATGAGCTGAAAAATATTAGCGAAAGTATTCAATATCGGCAAAAAGAAAAACAAAAAGATTTTTTTATGAAAACATTACGCGTCTTTTTAAATGGCTTGGATACGTTTGTCTAA
- a CDS encoding alpha/beta hydrolase, with translation MAFLQASIYSNVLEMEVSVNVILPQKTEKKIGTATKGNETDVPVMYLLHGMGGNHSVWERRTSIERYVSDLGLAVIMPSTDLGWYTDTTYEMNYWTFISEELPNICHELFPQLTTKREKTFAVGLSMGGYGALKLGLAKPDNYGAVASLSGAVNLADRIEDLLAIKGRKFWEGIFGPLENVQGSINDPMFLLEQLVSSGEHAPNIFLCCGEEDLLLHGNKRMSNALTSHNIEHRFETGPGNHDWVFWDAWIQRVLEWLPLEK, from the coding sequence ATGGCTTTTTTGCAAGCGAGTATTTATTCAAATGTATTAGAAATGGAAGTATCAGTGAACGTAATTTTGCCTCAAAAAACAGAGAAAAAAATCGGTACAGCAACAAAAGGGAACGAAACAGATGTCCCTGTTATGTACTTACTTCACGGAATGGGTGGAAATCATAGTGTATGGGAACGACGAACATCGATAGAACGTTATGTCTCAGATTTAGGCTTAGCTGTGATCATGCCATCTACAGATCTTGGGTGGTATACGGATACGACCTATGAAATGAACTACTGGACGTTTATTTCTGAGGAATTACCAAATATATGTCATGAGTTATTTCCACAATTGACAACAAAAAGAGAAAAAACATTTGCGGTAGGACTTTCAATGGGGGGATATGGGGCTTTAAAACTTGGATTAGCTAAACCAGACAACTATGGAGCCGTGGCATCCTTATCTGGTGCCGTGAATCTTGCTGACAGAATAGAAGATTTATTAGCAATTAAAGGAAGAAAGTTTTGGGAAGGAATTTTTGGTCCTTTAGAAAATGTCCAAGGATCGATCAATGACCCAATGTTTTTACTTGAGCAGCTTGTTTCAAGCGGGGAACATGCACCAAATATATTTCTTTGCTGTGGGGAAGAGGACTTACTTTTACATGGAAATAAAAGAATGTCTAATGCATTGACCTCACATAATATAGAACATAGATTTGAAACAGGTCCTGGCAATCATGATTGGGTCTTTTGGGATGCCTGGATTCAACGAGTATTAGAATGGTTGCCGTTAGAGAAATAA
- a CDS encoding MDR family MFS transporter, with protein MERKTNVKLVTISVFVATFMTAIEGTIVSTAMPTIVGSLHGMEIMNWVFSIYLLTNAMLTPIYGKLADKIGRKPIFMIGIIIFIIGSSLCGLAQNMITLIIARAIQGIGAGAIMPVALTILADIYSIDKRAKMLGLNSAAWGIASIFGPLAGGFIVDTVGWHWIFFINVPIGLVLMGLIAYFLVEPKREKSKVPMDILGSVQLMFVLLTLLLGFQLIGDGGFDLKVFLCLGASVLFFIGFIFVEKRAKDPVIDLMLFKNSTFVIVNIVAALISGFLMGVEVYIPMWMQGVLGKSAGIGGLVLAPMSILWMVGSFVASNLMEKHSTKKVLTIGLSITLLGGIFLVLVPATISFVWFFAISSVLGVGFGITITTTTVTAQSSVDPSEMGVATSFNTLARTIGQTLMVSIFGVIINAVTTSELAKSTLKVDSDVMNQLVNPHTANMIPADLLKPLRGMLYAGLHNVYLVGIGLIILAIILNISVKKKLTN; from the coding sequence ATGGAAAGAAAAACAAATGTCAAACTTGTAACAATCAGCGTTTTCGTTGCAACATTTATGACAGCAATTGAAGGGACGATCGTTTCAACCGCGATGCCGACAATCGTAGGATCATTACACGGTATGGAAATTATGAACTGGGTATTTTCTATTTATTTATTAACAAATGCGATGTTAACACCAATTTATGGTAAATTAGCAGACAAAATCGGACGTAAGCCGATATTCATGATTGGAATTATTATTTTTATTATCGGTTCGTCACTTTGCGGCTTAGCTCAAAATATGATCACCTTGATTATTGCCAGAGCAATTCAAGGAATCGGAGCAGGGGCGATCATGCCAGTTGCTTTGACGATTTTAGCAGATATTTATTCAATAGATAAACGTGCAAAAATGTTAGGTCTGAACAGTGCCGCATGGGGAATTGCCAGTATTTTTGGTCCGCTTGCAGGTGGATTTATTGTAGATACTGTTGGTTGGCATTGGATTTTCTTCATTAACGTACCAATCGGACTTGTATTGATGGGATTAATTGCTTACTTTTTAGTGGAGCCAAAAAGAGAGAAATCTAAAGTACCAATGGATATCTTGGGTAGTGTTCAGCTGATGTTTGTTTTATTAACGCTACTATTAGGTTTTCAATTAATTGGTGATGGCGGTTTTGATTTAAAAGTATTCCTATGTTTGGGAGCATCTGTTTTATTTTTCATTGGCTTTATTTTTGTGGAAAAAAGAGCAAAAGATCCAGTGATTGATTTGATGCTGTTTAAAAACTCTACTTTTGTGATTGTTAATATTGTAGCGGCTTTGATCAGTGGATTTTTGATGGGGGTAGAAGTGTATATCCCAATGTGGATGCAAGGTGTGTTAGGAAAAAGTGCAGGAATCGGTGGACTTGTTTTAGCGCCAATGTCGATTTTATGGATGGTTGGCTCCTTTGTTGCCAGTAACCTAATGGAAAAGCACTCAACGAAAAAAGTACTGACGATTGGTTTAAGCATTACGCTATTGGGTGGTATTTTCTTAGTGTTAGTTCCAGCAACGATTTCATTTGTTTGGTTCTTCGCCATTTCGTCTGTTTTAGGAGTTGGTTTTGGGATTACAATCACAACCACAACTGTGACTGCTCAAAGCAGTGTAGATCCATCTGAGATGGGAGTTGCAACGTCATTCAATACATTAGCTAGAACGATTGGTCAAACCTTGATGGTGTCGATTTTTGGTGTCATCATCAATGCTGTAACAACTTCAGAATTAGCGAAAAGTACATTGAAAGTTGACTCAGATGTGATGAATCAGCTTGTTAACCCACATACAGCTAACATGATTCCGGCAGATTTATTAAAACCATTACGCGGTATGTTGTATGCTGGACTTCATAATGTGTATCTAGTCGGAATTGGCTTGATCATACTTGCGATTATTTTAAATATAAGTGTTAAAAAGAAACTTACGAACTAG
- the metK gene encoding methionine adenosyltransferase has protein sequence MTERYLFTSESVSEGHPDKVADQVSDAILDAILEQDPLARVACETSVTTGLVLVFGEISTTAYVDIQKVVRQTLKDIGYTRAKYGFDGDTVAVLVAIDEQSPDIAQGVDDALETRGEKDTKDDIGAGDQGLMFGFAVDETPELMPLPISLSHKLVRRLTQLRKEEKLPYLRPDAKSQVTVEYDENGKPQRVDTVVISTQHDEEATLEQIQKDVKALVIDEVIPAELLDEETKYFINPTGRFVIGGPQGDAGLTGRKIIVDTYGGYARHGGGAFSGKDATKVDRSASYAARYIAKNIVAAGLAEKVEVQLAYAIGVAQPVSISINTFGTSEVSESKLIAAVRENFDLRPAGIIEMLDLRRPIYKQTAAYGHFGRTDIELPWEQTDKVDAIKKSLME, from the coding sequence ATGACAGAGAGATATTTATTTACATCAGAATCTGTTTCTGAAGGACATCCAGACAAAGTTGCCGATCAAGTGAGTGACGCAATACTAGATGCGATTTTGGAACAAGATCCACTAGCCCGTGTGGCTTGTGAAACAAGTGTAACAACAGGTTTGGTTTTAGTTTTTGGAGAGATTTCTACCACAGCTTATGTAGATATCCAAAAAGTTGTTCGACAAACATTGAAAGATATTGGCTATACACGAGCTAAATATGGATTTGATGGCGATACTGTCGCAGTTCTTGTGGCAATTGATGAGCAATCACCAGATATTGCACAAGGTGTGGACGATGCACTAGAAACACGTGGTGAAAAAGATACGAAAGATGACATTGGTGCTGGAGACCAAGGCTTGATGTTTGGTTTTGCAGTTGATGAAACACCAGAATTAATGCCGTTACCGATCTCTTTAAGTCATAAACTTGTTCGTCGTTTGACGCAACTGAGAAAAGAGGAAAAGCTTCCTTATTTACGTCCAGATGCAAAATCTCAAGTGACTGTAGAATATGATGAAAATGGTAAACCACAGCGTGTAGACACCGTTGTAATCAGCACACAACATGATGAAGAAGCAACGCTGGAACAAATTCAAAAAGACGTGAAAGCCCTCGTCATTGATGAAGTGATCCCAGCCGAATTATTAGATGAAGAAACAAAATACTTTATAAATCCGACAGGTCGATTTGTTATTGGCGGACCGCAAGGCGATGCAGGTTTAACCGGACGAAAAATCATCGTCGATACCTATGGCGGTTATGCTCGTCACGGTGGCGGTGCCTTTTCTGGAAAAGATGCTACAAAAGTCGATCGTTCTGCAAGTTACGCAGCACGGTATATTGCAAAAAACATCGTTGCAGCTGGCTTAGCTGAAAAAGTTGAAGTTCAACTAGCTTATGCAATTGGTGTAGCACAACCTGTATCGATTTCGATCAATACTTTTGGAACAAGCGAAGTATCTGAAAGCAAATTGATTGCAGCTGTTCGGGAAAACTTTGACCTGCGTCCAGCAGGAATTATAGAAATGCTTGACTTGCGTCGTCCAATTTACAAACAGACGGCAGCATATGGTCATTTTGGTCGTACAGACATTGAACTACCTTGGGAGCAGACAGATAAAGTCGATGCAATCAAGAAAAGCTTGATGGAGTAA